The following are encoded in a window of Phaseolus vulgaris cultivar G19833 chromosome 3, P. vulgaris v2.0, whole genome shotgun sequence genomic DNA:
- the LOC137807761 gene encoding uncharacterized protein isoform X1 yields MQYKMAGTLFRLFVILLGLSHLMCLKAVPVTRIENIMQGPQVHYLRPENSHKVVITEKYYRHLEEATTTERMELELQDYSPSGPNGRHTPRAP; encoded by the exons ATGCAATACAAGATGGCAGGCACTCTCTTTCGTTTATTCGTGATTCTTCTAGGGCTTTCTCATCTTATGTGCTTGAAAGCAGTACCAGTTACAA GAATTGAAAACATTATGCAAGGCCCCCAAGTTCATTATCTTAGACCAGAGAACAGCCACAAGGTG GTTATCACTGAGAAATACTACAGGCACTTGGAGGAAGCAACCACTACTGAGAGGATGGAGTTGGAACTCCAGGACTATTCCCCATCAGGGCCTAATGGTCGTCACACTCCAAGAGCACCATAG
- the LOC137807767 gene encoding geranylgeranyl diphosphate reductase, chloroplastic, translating to MNSIALKTFVGLRQTSPDAQHFAAQPRLPPPHRKLRIVAGKFSPKLQGRNLRVAVVGGGPAGGAAAETLAKGGVETFLFERKLDNCKPCGGAIPLCMVGEFDLPLDIIDRRVTKMKMISPSNVAVDIGRTLKPHEYIGMVRREVLDAYLRERAKENGANVINGLFTKMDIPKDNNTPYVLHYSSYDNKTGGAGEKRTLEVDAVIGADGANSRVAKSIDAGEYEYAIAFQERVKIPDDKMAYYEDLAEMYVGDDVSPDFYGWVFPKCDHVAVGTGTVTHKGDIKKFQLATRKRAEDKILGGKIIRVEAHPIPEHPRPRRLLGRVALVGDAAGYVTKCSGEGIYFAAKSGRMCAEAIVEGSENGKRMVEEGDLRKYLEKWDKAYWPTYKVLDVLQKVFYRSNPAREAFVEMCADEYVQKMTFDSYLYKTVVPGNPLEDLKLAINTIGSLVRASAIRREMNKLNV from the exons ATGAATTCTATTGCTCTCAAAACCTTCGTCGGCCTCCGCCAAACCTCGCCGGATGCACAGCATTTCGCCGCCCAGCCAAGACTCCCCCCTCCCCACCGCAAGTTAAGGATCGTGGCCGGGAAGTTCAGCCCCAAGCTGCAGGGGCGCAACCTACGAGTAGCGGTGGTGGGCGGTGGTCCCGCCGGCGGAGCGGCGGCGGAGACGCTGGCGAAGGGTGGCGTGGAGACTTTCCTTTTCGAGCGGAAGCTGGACAACTGCAAGCCGTGCGGGGGAGCGATTCCGCTGTGCATGGTGGGGGAGTTCGACCTGCCGCTGGACATCATCGACCGGCGGGTGACGAAGATGAAGATGATATCGCCGTCGAACGTGGCGGTGGACATCGGGAGAACGCTTAAGCCGCACGAGTACATAGGCATGGTCCGGCGAGAGGTGCTGGACGCTTACCTGAGAGAGCGGGCGAAGGAGAATGGGGCCAATGTCATCAACGGGCTGTTCACGAAAATGGATATTCCGAAGGATAACAACACCCCCTACGTTCTCCATTACTCTTCCTACGATAACAAAACCGGCGGGGCTGGTGAGAAGCGTACCTTGGAAGTTGACGCTGTCATTGGTGCTGATGGCGCTAATTCTAGAGTCGCCAAGTCTATTGATGCTGGTGAATATGAGTACGCCATCGCTTTTCAG GAGAGGGTAAAAATTCCGGATGATAAGATGGCGTATTACGAGGACCTTGCGGAGATGTACGTGGGCGATGATGTTTCTCCGGATTTCTACGGGTGGGTATTTCCAAAATGTGACCATGTGGCTGTTGGCACTGGTACCGTGACACACAAGGGGGACATCAAGAAGTTCCAACTAGCAACAAGGAAAAGAGCAGAAGACAAAATTTTGGGAGGCAAGATCATCAGAGTGGAGGCTCACCCTATCCCGGAACATCCGCGGCCGCGAAGGTTGTTGGGAAGAGTGGCCCTGGTGGGTGATGCTGCTGGGTATGTAACGAAATGCTCCGGAGAGGGGATATATTTTGCGGCCAAGAGTGGGAGGATGTGTGCAGAGGCAATTGTTGAAGGTTCAGAGAATGGGAAGAGGATGGTGGAAGAAGGGGACTTGAGAAAGTACTTGGAGAAGTGGGATAAGGCTTATTGGCCCACTTACAAGGTGTTGGATGTGCTTCAGAAGGTGTTTTACAGGTCCAACCCTGCGAGGGAAGCGTTTGTGGAGATGTGTGCTGATGAGTATGTGCAGAAGATGACCTTTGATAGCTATTTGTACAAGACAGTGGTGCCTGGCAATCCACTGGAGGATCTGAAATTGGCCATTAACACCATTGGGAGCTTAGTTAGGGCCAGTGCCATAAGGAGGGAGATGAATAAACTTAACGTATGA
- the LOC137807763 gene encoding protein EMBRYO DEFECTIVE 514-like yields MAEPEIVDPSTTDAAVDMAVESSEPAAVDSASNGEPNQKRSRENHDGEVDGVSKKHKVEPEEEREPLTGEDEKEKKPSGPVKLGFLSFASSVEMFDYFNNLLHTWPPYLNLNQYEHTMLLELLKNGHTGPDEKIGGGIRVFQVRKHPMWKSRCFFLIRDNESVDDFSFRKCVDSILPLPEEMQVKHDANRALGGAKNHRGKSGGGKGGRGHGKKGGSRH; encoded by the exons ATGGCGGAACCGGAAATCGTCGACCCCTCCACCACTGACGCCGCCGTAGATATGGCTGTCGAGAGTTCCGAACCCGCCGCCGTTGACTCAGCATCGAATGGTGAGCCCAACCAGAAGCGGAGTAGAGAGAACCATGATGGCGAAGTAGACGGTGTTTCGAAGAAGCATAAGGTGGAGCCGGAAGAGGAAAGAGAACCTTTGACCGGAGAGgatgaaaaagagaagaaacCCTCGGGTCCCGTGAAATTGGGTTTCTTAAGTTTCGCTTCTTCCGTGGAAATGTTCGATTACTTCAACAATCTCCTTCATACTTGGCCTCCTTATCTCAATCTTAACCAG TATGAACATACAATGTTGCTGGAATTGCTCAAGAACGGCCATACAGGGCCCGATGAAAAGATTGGTGGGGGAATACGAGTTTTTCAAGTCCGCAAGCATCCTATGTGGAAAAGTAGGTGCTTCTTCCTCATACGGGATAATGAATCTGTTGATGATTTTAGCTTCCGCAAATGTGTAGATTCTATTCTTCCCTTGCCAGAAGAGATGCAAGTGAAACATGATGCAAACAGGGCATTAGGTGGAGCAAAAAATCATAGAGGAAAGAGTGGTGGTGGGAAAGGTGGGCGTGGGCATGGGAAAAAAGGAGGATCAAGACATTGA
- the LOC137807762 gene encoding GDSL esterase/lipase At1g74460-like, giving the protein MNFNLALVTVVITILGIGLDGCHSKVVQFIFGDSLSDVGNNMHLSRSLAQASLPWYGIDMGNGLPNGRFTNGRTVADIIGDRTGLPRPPAFLDPSVNEEVILENGVNYASGGGGILNETGAYFIQKFSLDKQIELFQGTQELIRGKIGKRASDKFFNEGRYVVALGSNDFINNYLMPVYRDSWTYNDDTFMDYLIGTLERQLKLLHSLGARQLVVFGLGPMGCIPLQRVLSTTGNCREKANKLALTFNKAVSELVDDFGKHFPDSTYRFGDAYDVVYDVISNPNKYGFQNSDSPCCSFWNIRPALTCVPASSLCKDRSKYVFWDEYHPTDNANELIANELIKKFGLLNSDQGGAPAPAPAVAPSPEDQ; this is encoded by the exons ATGAACTTCAATCTTGCATTAGTTACTGTGGTAATCACCATTTTGGGAATTGGTCTTGATGGATGCCATAGCAAGGTTGTTCAGTTCATTTTCGGAGACTCACTCTCTGATGTTGGTAATAACATGCATCTCTCTAGAAGCCTTGCTCAAGCAAGCTTGCCTTGGTATGGCATAGACATGGGAAATGGGTTACCTAATGGAAGGTTCACTAATGGTCGCACAGTAGCTGACATAATAG GTGACCGTACTGGCCTCCCTAGGCCTCCTGCATTCCTGGACCCATCTGTGAATGAAGAAGTTATACTAGAAAATGGTGTGAACTATGCTTCTGGTGGTGGTGGCATCTTGAATGAAACCGGTGCCTATTTT ATCCAAAAGTTTTCCCTGGACAAACAAATTGAGCTATTTCAGGGGACACAAGAGTTAATTAGAGGTAAAATTGGAAAAAGGGCTTCTGACAAGTTTTTCAACGAAGGTCGTTATGTTGTTGCTTTAGGGAGCAACGACTTCATCAACAACTACTTGATGCCAGTTTACAGAGATTCATGGACATACAATGATGACACATTCATGGACTACTTAATAGGAACACTGGAAAGACAACTAAAg TTACTTCATAGTTTAGGAGCAAGACAGCTGGTGGTTTTCGGGTTGGGTCCAATGGGCTGCATTCCCCTTCAAAGGGTGCTCAGTACAACTGGGAATTGTCGAGAAAAGGCGAACAAGCTGGCTCTTACCTTCAACAAAGCTGTAAGCGAGTTAGTAGATGACTTTGGGAAGCATTTTCCTGATTCAACCTATAGATTTGGAGATGCatatgatgttgtctatgatgtgATAAGCAATCCAAATAAGTATG GATTTCAAAACTCAGACTCACCATGCTGTTCCTTTTGGAATATTCGACCCGCCCTTACATGTGTACCTGCATCAAGTCTGTGCAAAGATAGAAGCAAATATGTCTTTTGGGATGAGTACCACCCCACAGACAATGCTAATGAGCTGATTGCAAATGAACTCATCAAGAAATTTGGACTTCTAAATTCTGATCAAGGGGGTGCACCTGCACCAGCTCCTGCTGTTGCTCCATCTCCAGAAGACCAATGA
- the LOC137807766 gene encoding pentatricopeptide repeat-containing protein At3g47530, whose translation MALEPVISAIKSVSQKTQLLQIHAHIIRTNLIQYPPVSIQFLSRIALSGPLQDANYSHRFFEHFTHPLVSHYNTMIRACSMSDSPRKGLLLYRDMRRRGIAADPVSASFAVKSCIRLLYFLGGVQVHCNILKDGHQWDTLLLTVVMDLYSQCQRGGDACKVFDEMPQRDTVAWNVMISCCVRNNRTRDALSLFDDMQRSNDKCEPDDVTCLLLLQACAHLNALEFGERIHGYIMERGYGVALNLSNALISMYSRCGCLDKAYEMFKRTGNKCVVSWSAMISGLAMNGYGREAIETFEEMLRIGIQPDDQTFTGVLSACSHSGMVDEGMSVFDRMNREFGITPNVRHYGCMVDLLGRVGLLDKAYQLIMSMVVKPDSTIWRTLLGACRIHGHVTLGEQVIGHLIELKAQEAGDYVLLLNIYSSAGHWEKVAEVRKLMKDKAIQTTPGCSTIELKGVVHEFVVDDVSHSKNRLIHEKLDEINHQLRIAGYVVELSSELHKMDDKEKGYVLSHHSEKLAVAFGVLATPPGTTLRVASNVRICVDCHNFLKLFSGVYNRDVLLRDHNRFHHFKGGHCSCRDYW comes from the coding sequence ATGGCTCTAGAACCCGTTATTTCTGCAATAAAATCTGTTTCCCAAAAGACCCAGTTGCTCCAAATCCACGCTCACATTATACGCACAAACCTCATTCAATACCCCCCAGTTTCTATTCAGTTCTTGTCCCGTATAGCTCTCTCTGGTCCATTGCAAGATGCCAACTACTCCCACCGTTTTTTTGAGCATTTCACCCATCCCTTGGTTTCTCATTACAACACCATGATCAGGGCCTGTTCCATGAGTGATTCCCCGCGAAAGGGTCTCCTTTTGTATCGGGATATGAGAAGAAGAGGCATTGCTGCAGACCCTGTATCGGCTTCCTTTGCTGTTAAGTCTTGTATCAGGCTTTTGTATTTTCTTGGGGGGGTTCAGGTTCATTGTAACATATTGAAAGATGGGCACCAATGGGATACCCTTTTGCTCACTGTTGTAATGGACTTGTATTCGCAATGCCAGAGGGGAGGTGATGCGTGTAAGGTGTTTGATGAGATGCCTCAAAGGGACACTGTTGCTTGGAATGTGATGATCTCTTGCTGTGTTCGAAATAATAGGACTCGGGACGCTTTGAGTTTGTTTGATGATATGCAGCGTTCGAACGATAAATGTGAGCCTGATGATGTTACttgtttgcttcttcttcagGCCTGTGCTCATTTGAATGCCTTGGAATTTGGTGAACGAATTCATGGTTATATAATGGAGCGTGGTTATGGTGTTGCTCTCAATTTATCAAATGCACTCATCTCTATGTATTCACGTTGTGGTTGTTTAGATAAGGCTTATGAGATGTTTAAGAGAACAGGAAATAAATGTGTGGTTTCATGGAGTGCTATGATCTCTGGTTTGGCAATGAATGGATATGGGAGGGAAGCTATCGAGACATTCGAAGAGATGCTGAGAATTGGCATTCAGCCTGATGATCAGACATTCACGGGTGTCCTTTCAGCTTGCAGTCATTCTGGAATGGTTGATGAGGGAATGTCAGTTTTTGACCGTATGAACAGAGAGTTTGGAATAACTCCCAACGTTCGTCACTATGGGTGCATGGTTGATCTCTTGGGCCGTGTTGGCCTGCTTGATAAGGCTTATCAGCTTATTATGTCAATGGTGGTGAAGCCAGATTCCACAATATGGAGGACTTTGCTTGGGGCTTGCAGAATTCATGGCCATGTTACACTTGGTGAACAAGTAATCGGGCATTTGATTGAATTGAAAGCTCAAGAAGCTGGGGATTACGTTTTACTTTTGAATATTTATTCTTCAGCTGGACACTGGGAGAAGGTAGCAGAGGTGAGGAAATTGATGAAAGATAAAGCAATCCAAACAACGCCTGGCTGTAGCACAATCGAATTGAAAGGAGTAGTACACGAGTTTGTTGTGGACGACGTTTCACATTCGAAAAATCGTTTGATTCATGAGAAACTGGATGAGATTAATCATCAGCTGAGGATTGCTGGTTATGTTGTTGAACTTTCATCTGAGTTACATAAGATGGATGACAAAGAAAAGGGCTATGTGCTCTCACATCACAGTGAAAAATTGGCTGTTGCTTTTGGGGTTCTTGCAACTCCACCTGGCACAACACTGAGAGTGGCCAGTAATGTCCGTATATGTGTTGATTGCCACaattttctaaaacttttttCTGGGGTTTACAACCGTGATGTACTTCTTAGGGACCATAATCGGTTTCACCACTTCAAGGGAGGGCACTGCTCATGTAGGGACTATTGGTAG
- the LOC137807761 gene encoding uncharacterized protein isoform X2, which produces MQYKMAGTLFRLFVILLGLSHLMCLKAVPVTRIENIMQGPQVHYLRPENSHKVITEKYYRHLEEATTTERMELELQDYSPSGPNGRHTPRAP; this is translated from the exons ATGCAATACAAGATGGCAGGCACTCTCTTTCGTTTATTCGTGATTCTTCTAGGGCTTTCTCATCTTATGTGCTTGAAAGCAGTACCAGTTACAA GAATTGAAAACATTATGCAAGGCCCCCAAGTTCATTATCTTAGACCAGAGAACAGCCACAAG GTTATCACTGAGAAATACTACAGGCACTTGGAGGAAGCAACCACTACTGAGAGGATGGAGTTGGAACTCCAGGACTATTCCCCATCAGGGCCTAATGGTCGTCACACTCCAAGAGCACCATAG
- the LOC137807769 gene encoding malate dehydrogenase, chloroplastic, with product MAAAPAATFTIGSTASLGQRGSSLPQSRSFGLKFNSQNPLKSFCGLKAMSSVRCESELSFLGNKSGSALRASFASKAQKENSQKFNYQLQPQASYKVAVLGAAGGIGQPLSLLIKMSPLVSDLHLYDIANVKGVAADISHCNTPSQVKDFTGASELANCLNGVNVVVIPAGVPRKPGMTRDDLFNINAGIVRDLVSAVADNCPGAFILIISNPVNSTVPIAAEVLKQKGVYDPKKLFGVTTLDVVRANTFVAQRKNLKLIDVDVPVVGGHAGITILPLLSKTRPSASFTDEEVEELTVRIQNAGTEVVEAKAGAGSATLSMAYAAARFVESSLRALDGDGDVYECSFVQSDLTDLPFFASRVKLGKKGIEALIPSDLQGLTDYEQKALEALKPELKSSIEKGIAFAQKQAVAA from the coding sequence ATGGCAGCGGCACCTGCAGCTACTTTTACTATTGGATCCACCGCCTCCCTTGGCCAAAGAGGAAGCTCTCTTCCTCAATCAAGGTCTTTTGGGTTGAAATTCAACTCCCAGAATCCTTTGAAGAGTTTCTGTGGCCTCAAGGCTATGTCATCTGTGAGATGTGAGTCAGAATTATCTTTCTTAGGTAACAAAAGTGGTTCTGCTCTGCGGGCATCCTTTGCATCCAAGGCTCAGAAGGAAAACAGCCAGAAATTCAACTACCAGTTGCAGCCTCAGGCTTCGTACAAAGTTGCAGTTCTTGGTGCTGCTGGAGGGATTGGGCAGCCGCTCTCGCTTCTCATCAAGATGTCCCCTTTAGTGTCCGACTTGCATCTCTATGATATTGCAAATGTCAAGGGAGTCGCTGCTGATATCAGTCACTGCAACACACCCTCACAAGTCAAGGATTTCACTGGAGCTTCTGAGTTGGCAAATTGTTTGAATGGTGTGAATGTTGTTGTCATTCCTGCCGGTGTTCCAAGGAAGCCTGGCATGACTCGTGATGACCTTTTCAACATCAATGCTGGAATAGTCAGGGACTTGGTTTCGGCTGTTGCGGATAATTGCCCTGGTGCTTTTATTCTAATTATCAGTAACCCAGTGAACTCTACTGTGCCTATTGCTGCAGAAGTTTTGAAACAGAAGGGTGTCTATGATCCTAAAAAGCTCTTTGGTGTTACCACACTGGATGTTGTGAGGGCAAACACATTTGTTGCCCAGAGGAAGAACCTGAAGCTGATTGATGTTGATGTCCCTGTTGTTGGGGGCCATGCCGGGATTACCATTCTTCCTCTGTTGTCAAAGACAAGACCCTCAGCGAGTTTCACTGATGAAGAGGTTGAGGAGTTAACGGTCAGGATTCAAAATGCCGGAACTGAAGTTGTGGAAGCAAAGGCAGGTGCTGGGTCTGCTACCTTGTCGATGGCATATGCAGCTGCTAGATTTGTTGAATCGTCTCTGCGAGCACTTGATGGAGACGGGGATGTGTATGAATGCTCATTTGTGCAATCAGATTTGACTGACCTTCCATTCTTTGCTTCAAGGGTGAAGCTTGGTAAGAAAGGTATCGAGGCTTTAATTCCATCTGACCTCCAAGGGTTGACTGATTATGAGCAGAAGGCTTTGGAAGCCCTTAAGCCAGAACTCAAGTCCAGCATAGAGAAGGGGATTGCTTTTGCTCAGAAGCAAGCTGTTGCTGCTTAG
- the LOC137805643 gene encoding protein RKD1-like — protein sequence MPFLSEISGVYPPLHDLAIQEYHHDAVPLMEYYPSDPLYETLAIEPTPSLRADYDFYDINKGLSVWNEVDAVFDTEVGFLFRKNEERGGGLEEMMENKQGREERTNSSSSRMLSRKTISQYFYMPITQAARELNVGLTLLKKRCRELGIRRWPHRKLMSLQTLINNVQELLKEEGPESEEKLKYAIETLESEKKLLEEMPDIELEDNTKRLRQACFKANYKKRKLGQREPQCSSWSACGTSIDAMPEYSNESEEELDIKYLISQL from the exons ATGCCTTTTCTCAGCGAAATCTCTGGAGTGTATCCTCCACTGCACGATTTAGCCATACAAGAGTACCACCATGATGCTGTTCCTCTTATGGAGTATTACCCTTCAGATCCTTTATATGAAACACTCGCCATCGAACCAACACCAAGCCTGCGAG CAGACTACGATTTCTATGATATTAATAAGGGGCTTTCTGTGTGGAACGAAGTGGATGCTGTGTTTGATACGGAAGTGGGCTTTTTATTTCGTAAGAACGAAGAACGTGGAGGAGGTTTGGAGGAAATGATGGAGAATAAGCAAGGGAGAGAAGAGAGAACGAACTCTAGCAGTAGCAGAATGTTATCAAGGAAGACCATATCTCAGTACTTTTACATGCCAATAACACAAGCTGCCAGAGAACTTAATGTGGGGCTGACACTATTGAAGAAAAGGTGCAGAGAGTTGGGTATAAGAAGGTGGCCCCACAGGAAGCTGATGAGCTTGCAAACTCTGATAAATAATGTACAG GAGCTTCTGAAAGAGGAGGGGCCAGAGAGTGAAGAGAAGTTGAAATATGCCATTGAGACATTGGAAAGTGAAAAGAAGCTTCTGGAGGAAATGCCAGATATTGAACTGGAAGATAACACAAAAAGGCTTAGACAGGCATGTTTCAAGGCCAACTACAAGAAAAGAAAGCTAGGGCAGAGGGAACCACAGTGTTCTTCTTGGAGTGCCTGTGGTACAAGTATTGACGCAATGCCAGAATATAGtaatgaaagtgaagaagaactAGACATCAAGTATCTTATCTCTCAGTTATAG